In Anthonomus grandis grandis chromosome 6, icAntGran1.3, whole genome shotgun sequence, one DNA window encodes the following:
- the LOC126737125 gene encoding uncharacterized protein LOC126737125 isoform X2, with protein sequence MVSDDWSNRRGVLICLALAAVYFQKVEYYRNQHQIKHPLDSVRYILLPPAPMAIAGTFVAITWVDLASWNSVRPVTYFGWVMVAAAGFLMFCLYSGCILLTTNDTICIIGIVFGFITALLFLGDLICLLVSLKRFPAPYWTMKRRHDRMDQCVCTTDYKANQAIIDRPLCRCGDHWDEPCTCDDPDLTCGCGSGKDGKKPPCDSGECTEYGDGLRPQSPDDPPRISTMTGRDQIEDKRKNILTQCTLAMEEDVADLTYCSQVFPGQYCVDSLPDGRRATSILHPRMSTFSEIARQRKSVALSQAPLLAEKSGISMHMEAEGMELPNAITNVPHPGHHYSVTAGNRLLKRSQLIPPSPKAIPQEEVLSPPLVEMDTPKSRRFTMTSQFGEYASDPSNRASISPSKMAGPSIAQAAEHGILNEVLTNTISTPTAARVSKMEPAHPRKPKDSRKSTYMKYSLCDSTIDDKAIASKYAIKENKHVESNKPILRKSIFHDASEKPIQLISKLSSDDEYGEGDYGKKGDSPENKKGHSKDLKLKQKYSTDALLESIKKADSEIRYQNDMETHLQITPTSLPGRVEWLDERGRTYGYKSGSPRKHSSVSAKARTPRKDSSTQVRSKSSVDSLGAVKHVRNVSTTVKAVRTLSRVMEAENEAKSAEKGEEYSSSSTITIKKPHK encoded by the exons ATGGTTTCAGATGATTGGTCTAACCGTCGCGGAGTTT TAATATGTCTTGCGTTGGCTGCCGTGTATTTCCAAAAAGTCGAATATTACAGAAACCAACATCAAATTAAACATCCGCTTGATAGTGTTCGATACATTTTGCTACCTCCAGCTCCGATGGCTATAGCAGGAACGTTCGTAGCAATTACATGGGTGGATCTTGCTTCTTGGAATAGCGtcag ACCAGTAACCTACTTCGGATGGGTGATGGTCGCCGCAGCGGGATTTCTAATGTTCTGTCTATACTCTGGATGTATTTTACTCACCACCAACGACACAATTTGCATTATTGGAATTGTTTTTGGTTTCATCACAGCGTTACTGTTTTTAGGTGATTTAATATGCCTCCTAGT ATCTTTGAAGCGTTTCCCTGCCCCATACTGGACTATGAAAAGAAGGCATGATAGGATGGACCAATGTGTTTGTACTACTGATTACAAAGCAAACCAGGCAATTA ttgatagGCCGTTATGCAGATGCGGGGACCACTGgg ACGAGCCATGTACTTGTGATGATCCTGATTTGACTTGCGGTTGTGGTTCTGGGAAAGATG GCAAGAAACCACCATGCGACTCAGGCGAATGCACCGAATATGGCGATGGATTAAGGCCGCAATCACCAGACGATCCACCAAGAATATCCACCATGACTGGACGGGACCAAATCGAAGACAAACGTAAAAATATCCTTACACAATGCACCCTTGCGATGGAAGAGGACGTAGCAGATTTAACTTATTGCTCTCAAGTTTTTCCTGGACAGTACTGTGTCGATTCTCTTCCAGACGGTCGTCGAGCTACCTCCATTCTTCATCCAAGAATGAGCACTTTTTCAG AAATCGCCCGACAAAGAAAGTCTGTTGCCCTGTCTCAGGCACCTCTATTAGCAGAGAAATCAGGCATTTCTATGCATATGGAAGCCGAAGGTATGGAATTACCAAATGCGATCACCAACGTACCACATCCGGGACATCATTATAGTGTAACTGCCGGTAATAGGCTTTTGAAAAGGTCACAATTAATTCCTCCTTCTCCGAAAGCTATTCCTCAAGAAGAAGTGCTTTCACCACCACTCGTGGAAATGGATACTCCTAAATCGAGACGTTTTACTATGACATCTCAATTTGGAGAGTATGCGAGTGATCCGTCTAATAG AGCATCAATAAGTCCTTCAAAGATGGCGGGGCCGTCAATAGCGCAGGCTGCTGAACATGGCATCTTGAATGAGGTATTAACAAATACAATAAGTACACCAACAGCAGCAAGAGTTAGTAAAATGGAGCCTGCTCACCCGAGAAAGCCTAAAGACTCTAGAAAATCTACGTATATGAAATATTCGCTTTGCGATAGCACTATCGACGATAAGGCCATCG CATCAAAATATGCTATTAAGGAGAATAAACATGTGGAATCTAATAAGCCAATACTAAGAAAGTCTATTTTCCATGATGCCAGCGAAAAACCAATTCAACTAATCAGCAAATTATCATCTGATGATGAATACGGAGAGGGCGACTATGGTAAAAAAGGTGATTCTCCCGAAAACAAAAAAG GTCAttcaaaagatttaaaactaaaacaaaaatactcaACCGACGCACTACTAGAATCAATCAAAAAAGCAGACTCTGAGATAAGATACCAGAACGACATGGAAACACACCTGCAAATAACTCCGACATCG ttGCCTGGACGTGTTGAATGGCTGGATGAGAGAGGAAGGACGTATGGATACAAATCTGGAAGCCCCAGAAAACATTCGAGTGTGTCTGCCAAAGCACGGACGCCACGGAAAGATTCTTCTACTCAAGTACGATCTAAGAGCAGTGTTGATAGTTTAGGTGCAGTAAAAC ATGTAAGAAATGTGTCAACTACTGTGAAAGCAGTAAGAACTCTAAGCAGAGTTATGGAGGCTGAAAACGAAGCAAAAAGCGCAGAAAAAGGGGAAGAGTATTCCAGTTCAAGTACAATTACTATAAAAAAGCCTCATAAATGA
- the LOC126737125 gene encoding uncharacterized protein LOC126737125 isoform X1, producing MPYSANRSRSRGLQDDKESKKVKSRQENVKKERAVKWFQMIGLTVAEFILSVICLALAAVYFQKVEYYRNQHQIKHPLDSVRYILLPPAPMAIAGTFVAITWVDLASWNSVRPVTYFGWVMVAAAGFLMFCLYSGCILLTTNDTICIIGIVFGFITALLFLGDLICLLVSLKRFPAPYWTMKRRHDRMDQCVCTTDYKANQAIIDRPLCRCGDHWDEPCTCDDPDLTCGCGSGKDGKKPPCDSGECTEYGDGLRPQSPDDPPRISTMTGRDQIEDKRKNILTQCTLAMEEDVADLTYCSQVFPGQYCVDSLPDGRRATSILHPRMSTFSEIARQRKSVALSQAPLLAEKSGISMHMEAEGMELPNAITNVPHPGHHYSVTAGNRLLKRSQLIPPSPKAIPQEEVLSPPLVEMDTPKSRRFTMTSQFGEYASDPSNRASISPSKMAGPSIAQAAEHGILNEVLTNTISTPTAARVSKMEPAHPRKPKDSRKSTYMKYSLCDSTIDDKAIASKYAIKENKHVESNKPILRKSIFHDASEKPIQLISKLSSDDEYGEGDYGKKGDSPENKKGHSKDLKLKQKYSTDALLESIKKADSEIRYQNDMETHLQITPTSLPGRVEWLDERGRTYGYKSGSPRKHSSVSAKARTPRKDSSTQVRSKSSVDSLGAVKHVRNVSTTVKAVRTLSRVMEAENEAKSAEKGEEYSSSSTITIKKPHK from the exons ATGCCATATTCAGCTAACAGAAGTCGAAGCAGAGGTCTCCAGGATGacaaagaaagtaaaaaagtaaaatctcggcaagaaaatgtaaaaaaggaGCGGGCCGTAAAATGGTTTCAGATGATTGGTCTAACCGTCGCGGAGTTT ATCCTTTCAGTAATATGTCTTGCGTTGGCTGCCGTGTATTTCCAAAAAGTCGAATATTACAGAAACCAACATCAAATTAAACATCCGCTTGATAGTGTTCGATACATTTTGCTACCTCCAGCTCCGATGGCTATAGCAGGAACGTTCGTAGCAATTACATGGGTGGATCTTGCTTCTTGGAATAGCGtcag ACCAGTAACCTACTTCGGATGGGTGATGGTCGCCGCAGCGGGATTTCTAATGTTCTGTCTATACTCTGGATGTATTTTACTCACCACCAACGACACAATTTGCATTATTGGAATTGTTTTTGGTTTCATCACAGCGTTACTGTTTTTAGGTGATTTAATATGCCTCCTAGT ATCTTTGAAGCGTTTCCCTGCCCCATACTGGACTATGAAAAGAAGGCATGATAGGATGGACCAATGTGTTTGTACTACTGATTACAAAGCAAACCAGGCAATTA ttgatagGCCGTTATGCAGATGCGGGGACCACTGgg ACGAGCCATGTACTTGTGATGATCCTGATTTGACTTGCGGTTGTGGTTCTGGGAAAGATG GCAAGAAACCACCATGCGACTCAGGCGAATGCACCGAATATGGCGATGGATTAAGGCCGCAATCACCAGACGATCCACCAAGAATATCCACCATGACTGGACGGGACCAAATCGAAGACAAACGTAAAAATATCCTTACACAATGCACCCTTGCGATGGAAGAGGACGTAGCAGATTTAACTTATTGCTCTCAAGTTTTTCCTGGACAGTACTGTGTCGATTCTCTTCCAGACGGTCGTCGAGCTACCTCCATTCTTCATCCAAGAATGAGCACTTTTTCAG AAATCGCCCGACAAAGAAAGTCTGTTGCCCTGTCTCAGGCACCTCTATTAGCAGAGAAATCAGGCATTTCTATGCATATGGAAGCCGAAGGTATGGAATTACCAAATGCGATCACCAACGTACCACATCCGGGACATCATTATAGTGTAACTGCCGGTAATAGGCTTTTGAAAAGGTCACAATTAATTCCTCCTTCTCCGAAAGCTATTCCTCAAGAAGAAGTGCTTTCACCACCACTCGTGGAAATGGATACTCCTAAATCGAGACGTTTTACTATGACATCTCAATTTGGAGAGTATGCGAGTGATCCGTCTAATAG AGCATCAATAAGTCCTTCAAAGATGGCGGGGCCGTCAATAGCGCAGGCTGCTGAACATGGCATCTTGAATGAGGTATTAACAAATACAATAAGTACACCAACAGCAGCAAGAGTTAGTAAAATGGAGCCTGCTCACCCGAGAAAGCCTAAAGACTCTAGAAAATCTACGTATATGAAATATTCGCTTTGCGATAGCACTATCGACGATAAGGCCATCG CATCAAAATATGCTATTAAGGAGAATAAACATGTGGAATCTAATAAGCCAATACTAAGAAAGTCTATTTTCCATGATGCCAGCGAAAAACCAATTCAACTAATCAGCAAATTATCATCTGATGATGAATACGGAGAGGGCGACTATGGTAAAAAAGGTGATTCTCCCGAAAACAAAAAAG GTCAttcaaaagatttaaaactaaaacaaaaatactcaACCGACGCACTACTAGAATCAATCAAAAAAGCAGACTCTGAGATAAGATACCAGAACGACATGGAAACACACCTGCAAATAACTCCGACATCG ttGCCTGGACGTGTTGAATGGCTGGATGAGAGAGGAAGGACGTATGGATACAAATCTGGAAGCCCCAGAAAACATTCGAGTGTGTCTGCCAAAGCACGGACGCCACGGAAAGATTCTTCTACTCAAGTACGATCTAAGAGCAGTGTTGATAGTTTAGGTGCAGTAAAAC ATGTAAGAAATGTGTCAACTACTGTGAAAGCAGTAAGAACTCTAAGCAGAGTTATGGAGGCTGAAAACGAAGCAAAAAGCGCAGAAAAAGGGGAAGAGTATTCCAGTTCAAGTACAATTACTATAAAAAAGCCTCATAAATGA
- the LOC126737127 gene encoding uncharacterized protein LOC126737127, translating into MYADYEDTVLPVRSKFRIPSKCQTRIFFVQEKTHKSLYVLKWVELVLGLLCFTFGILVATTTTLPNWSKALPIVLNIFTIVIVGGEAIYPYFDRSLSIRQQVICTAFNIIVHATITALMHKFHNWHELAQTVMYLNGFATILFFVDVVCRMIICSYLSQIVRVQSMVDVAVSTIFPQTSNNQSNSATPSPGKYRSSRSCLTSTPITYGGTFPLGKDQPPFRSPPSEGSNLEKGGRSRSAQTAQYTGDFKILSPMEFSSYSIDKIPDTRLSQNYYSRFNKEEKETNTMPPFYLEEERRKKMLVTCSMPGSSRKSESRKQATMSTPITYGGTFAVNKEIVPATPEGTSAISPKSSPRGKKVIKSEGSSPRRIDYQLFFQNSRLDQISEEKLSQKRSSESCLTSTTHLPGSIVEEIEYAPKKNKNNYELI; encoded by the exons ATGTACGCTGACTACGAAGATACAGTACTCCCAGTGAGAAGTAAATTTCGAATACCGAGCAAATGTCAAACTCGAATCTTTTTTGTACAAGAGAAGACTCATAAGTCTCTCTATGTATTAAAATGGGTGGAACTG gttttaggCCTCCTTTGCTTTACCTTTGGAATTTTAGTAGCAACCACTACAACCCTCCCAAATTGGTCAAAAGCTCTGCCAATAGtccttaatatttttaccatAGTTATAGTAGGAGGTGAAGCAATATATCCCTATTTTGAtag ATCTCTAAGCATCCGCCAGCAAGTTATATGCACCGCATTTAACATCATTGTGCATGCAACAATTACAGCACTCATGCATAAATTCCACAACTGGCATGAACTAGCTCAAACTGTTATGTACTTAAACGGCTTCGCAACTATACTGTTTTTTGTAGATGTGGTTTGTAGAATGAT CATATGCTCATATCTCAGCCAAATTGTTAGAGTCCAATCAATGGTAGATGTTGCAGTAAGCACTATTTTTC CCCAAACCAGCAACAACCAGTCAAATTCAGCAACCCCATCGCCGGGAAAATATAGATCTTCCAGGTCATGTCTAACATCTACTCCTATAACTTATGGTGGAACATTTCCGTTAGGAAAGGATCAGCCACCATTCAGAAGTCCACCATCTGAGGGATCTAATCTTGAAAAAG GTGGCCGGAGTCGTTCAGCTCAGACTGCGCAATATACTGgcgattttaaaatactttcgCCCATGGAATTTAGTTCTTATTCGATTGATAAAATACCAGATACCCGACTTAGTCAGAACTATTACTCACGTTTCAATAAGGAAGAAAAAG aaacaaatACTATGCCTCCATTTTACTTAGAGGAAGAACGCAGAAAAAAGATGCTTGTGACTTGCTCGATGCCAGGTTCTAGTAGAAAATCCGAATCCCGAAAGCAAGCCACCATGTCTACCCCTATTACTTATGGTG GAACATTCGCAGTCAATAAAGAAATAGTTCCAGCAACTCCTGAGGGTACATCTGCCATCTCTCCCAAAAGCTCCCCTAGAGGCAAGAAGGTCATCAAGTCCGAAGGCAGCTCCCCAAGAAGAATcgattatcaattatttttccaaaatagtCGTTTGGATCAAATATCCGAAGAAAAACTATCGCAAAAACGATCGTCTGAGAGTTGTTTGACAAGCACGACACATCTGCCTGGAAGTATTGTAGAAGAAATTGAGTATGCgccgaaaaaaaataaaaataattacgaattaatatag
- the LOC126737085 gene encoding uncharacterized protein LOC126737085 isoform X1 translates to MKFDKWTILSIVEVLLVLACLVFKRVTDDEARSAFLYLQKLSREWSLLTNVTWDRVGNAVAYATYGGYLIITAALLFGKLFEELPTKRRITEWILLGVGAVLFIVLGSLAFASIDSVTPSLVDNAAILGTLSVVTGALFLLDMGAPKAKPYTPPPAQIQDIGKKKNNNVKEEPAHTYDGHRETIINGNDVGRDVVERVYDIEREIDISEDPLRSHETVKGNGERRKTKKDFRNFGIRNGSSKNDIDSKIEMVLKEPPSLPGRSYIHLDPTSKGYKKMRDDDFDIPRRFGIYGRDATDYDTDETASIPPKIELHTPIWANIRKETPQKISVPSVVLPQSSSREEDRPERPPSGPLDPGYVQYTVEHWEDLKPGKTKTPRNSPENTEV, encoded by the exons ATGAAGTTTGATAAATGGACAATTTTGAGCATTGTAGAAGTG CTTTTAGTCCTAGCCTGTCTAGTCTTTAAACGAGTAACAGACGATGAAGCACGAAGTGCTTTTCTCTATCTCCAAAAGCTATCCAGAGAATGGAGCCTCCTCACTAACGTCACATGGGATAGAGTAGGCAATGCGGTGGCATACGCGACCTATGGCGGATACCTTATAATCACAGCTGCACtactatttggaaaattatttgagGAGTTACCTACAAAACGAAGAATaacggagtggatccttttagGCGTTGGTGCGGTGctatttattgttttag GTAGTTTGGCGTTTGCCTCCATAGATTCAGTGACACCAAGTCTAGTGGACAATGCTGCTATCTTAGGAACTCTTTCTGTGGTAACTGGTGCGCTTTTTCTATTGGACATGGGCGCACCCAAAGCTAAACCATACACTCCACCTCCGGCACAAATCCAAGACATCGGAAAGAAAAAGAATAACAATGTCAAAGAGGAACCTGCACACACCTACGATGGTCATCGTGAAACAATTATAAACGGAAACGATGTTGGGAGAGATGTGGTGGAACGAGTTTATGATATTGAGAga gAGATTGATATATCTGAAGATCCATTGCGGTCGCATGAAACTGTTAAAGGAAACGGTGAaagaagaaaaaccaaaaaagatttTAGGAACTTTGGTATTAGAAATGGATCTTCTAAAAATGACATAGATAGTAAAATCGAAATGGTCTTAAAAGAACCGCCAAGTTTACCAGGAAGAA GTTATATCCACTTGGATCCAACCTCAAAAGGTTACAAAAAAATGCGTGACGATGACTTTGATATACCCAGAAGATTTGGCATTTATGGGCGAGATGCCACCGACTACGATACGGACGAAACCGCTAGTAtaccaccaaaaattgaattacacACTCCCATATGGGCAAACATTCGCAAGG AAACCCCCCAAAAAATATCGGTCCCTTCAGTAGTTTTGCCCCAAAGCAGTAGCCGTGAAGAGGATCGGCCTGAGAGACCACCGAGTGGACCTTTAGACCCTGGATATGTACAGTATACAGTGGAACACTGGGAAGATCTTAAGCCCGGTAAAACAAAAACACCTAGAAATAGCCCTGAGAATACAGAAGTTTGA
- the LOC126737085 gene encoding uncharacterized protein LOC126737085 isoform X2 gives MKFDKWTILSIVEVLLVLACLVFKRVTDDEARSAFLYLQKLSREWSLLTNVTWDRVGNAVAYATYGGYLIITAALLFGKLFEELPTKRRITEWILLGVGAVLFIVLGSLAFASIDSVTPSLVDNAAILGTLSVVTGALFLLDMGAPKAKPYTPPPAQIQDIGKKKNNNVKEEPAHTYDGHRETIINGNDVGRDVVERVYDIEREIDISEDPLRSHETVKGNGERRKTKKDFRNFGIRNGSSKNDIDSKIEMVLKEPPSLPGRSYIHLDPTSKGYKKMRDDDFDIPRRFGIYGRDATDYDTDETASIPPKIELHTPIWANIRKGRDTNSTSNYGVVSFRNPPKNIGPFSSFAPKQ, from the exons ATGAAGTTTGATAAATGGACAATTTTGAGCATTGTAGAAGTG CTTTTAGTCCTAGCCTGTCTAGTCTTTAAACGAGTAACAGACGATGAAGCACGAAGTGCTTTTCTCTATCTCCAAAAGCTATCCAGAGAATGGAGCCTCCTCACTAACGTCACATGGGATAGAGTAGGCAATGCGGTGGCATACGCGACCTATGGCGGATACCTTATAATCACAGCTGCACtactatttggaaaattatttgagGAGTTACCTACAAAACGAAGAATaacggagtggatccttttagGCGTTGGTGCGGTGctatttattgttttag GTAGTTTGGCGTTTGCCTCCATAGATTCAGTGACACCAAGTCTAGTGGACAATGCTGCTATCTTAGGAACTCTTTCTGTGGTAACTGGTGCGCTTTTTCTATTGGACATGGGCGCACCCAAAGCTAAACCATACACTCCACCTCCGGCACAAATCCAAGACATCGGAAAGAAAAAGAATAACAATGTCAAAGAGGAACCTGCACACACCTACGATGGTCATCGTGAAACAATTATAAACGGAAACGATGTTGGGAGAGATGTGGTGGAACGAGTTTATGATATTGAGAga gAGATTGATATATCTGAAGATCCATTGCGGTCGCATGAAACTGTTAAAGGAAACGGTGAaagaagaaaaaccaaaaaagatttTAGGAACTTTGGTATTAGAAATGGATCTTCTAAAAATGACATAGATAGTAAAATCGAAATGGTCTTAAAAGAACCGCCAAGTTTACCAGGAAGAA GTTATATCCACTTGGATCCAACCTCAAAAGGTTACAAAAAAATGCGTGACGATGACTTTGATATACCCAGAAGATTTGGCATTTATGGGCGAGATGCCACCGACTACGATACGGACGAAACCGCTAGTAtaccaccaaaaattgaattacacACTCCCATATGGGCAAACATTCGCAAGGGTAGAGACACCAACAGTACTTCAAATTATGGGGTAGTTAGTTTCAG AAACCCCCCAAAAAATATCGGTCCCTTCAGTAGTTTTGCCCCAAAGCAGTAG